A DNA window from Theobroma cacao cultivar B97-61/B2 chromosome 5, Criollo_cocoa_genome_V2, whole genome shotgun sequence contains the following coding sequences:
- the LOC18598122 gene encoding probable glycosyltransferase At5g03795 yields the protein MGEGFKNWFAKTSLSLKVILFAVLLILVSGSASLFVQRRSNWALIYAVPTSSSSNTNLAAVQRPSLHAKECDSPVDLHSEVVVSVDDHSRKEALSDEAALSKSVSPTIDAQSLQVQQFNGRNEDNPNMSISENFSSTTPFKENDSIDPPLKHRRRRVYTKLDRLEDGLRKARAAIKKAMNGSQLQDPDYIPDGPIYRNAKFFHRSYLEMEKKFKIYVYKEGELPLFHDGPCRLLYTMEGQFINKMEVNKKFRTYNPEKAHVFYLPYSVTRMVQYNWVRGTPMKRLGGIVLDYVNVIAGKYPFWNRSLGADHFMLSCHDWGPATSFYVPDLVKNSIRALCNANTSERFNPMKDVSIPEISLKSSRLEGLIGGPSPSQRTILAFFAGGNHGFVRPILFRHWEKKDPAIRVHNYLPKRVPYYDLMRQSKYCLCPSGYEVASPRVVEALYNGCVPVLISKSYVPPFSDVLNWKMFSVMVSLEDIPNLKKILMSIPERQFITMQKRVVQVRRHFELHVTPKRFDVFHMILHSIWLRRLNVKVSNEPGNILD from the exons ATGGGTGAAGGATTCAAGAATTGGTTTGCCAAAACTTCATTATCATTGAAGGTTATTCTGTTTGCAGTGCTTTTGATTCTGGTGTCAGGTTCTGCTTCCCTTTTTGTTCAAAGACGCTCCAACTGGGCTTTAATTTATGCCGTCCCtacttcatcttcttcaaacACTAATTTAGCTGCAGTACAGAGGCCAAGTTTACATGCAAAAGAATGTGATAGTCCAGTAGATTTGCATTCAGAGGTGGTAGTGTCGGTGGATGATCACAGCAGGAAAGAAGCTTTGTCAGATGAGGCTGCCCTTAGCAAGTCTGTTTCTCCAACAATTGATGCTCAGTCCTTGCAAGTTCAGCAGTTT AACGGCAGAAATGAAGACAACCCAAACATGTCAATAAGCGAAAACTTCAGCTCCACCACACCCTTCAAAGAAAATGATTCGATTGATCCTCCTTTGAAGCACAGAAGACGAAGAGTCTACACTAAATTGGATAGGCTGGAAGATGGTCTACGGAAAGCTCGAGCTGCCATTAAAAAAGCTATGAACGGGAGTCAATTACAGGATCCTGATTACATCCCCGATGGCCCCATTTACAGGAATGCCAAATTCTTTCACAG GAGCTACCTGGAAATGGAAAAAAAGTTCAAGATATATGTTTACAAAGAAGGGGAGCTTCCACTATTTCATGACGGTCCTTGCAGGCTGTTGTACACTATGGAAGGACAGTTTATCAATAAGATGGAGGTTAATAAAAAGTTCCGAACCTACAATCCTGAGAAAGCCCATGTCTTTTACCTTCCTTACAGCGTAACAAGGATGGTCCAATATAATTGGGTGCGGGGTACGCCTATGAAACGCTTAGGGGGGATCGTCTTAGACTATGTAAACGTTATTGCAGGGAAATATCCCTTCTGGAATCGAAGCCTTGGCGCTGAccatttcatgctttcttgccatGACTGG GGGCCTGCAACTAGTTTTTACGTTCCTGATCTAGTGAAAAACTCCATCCGTGCTCTGTGCAATGCAAACACCTCCGAAAGGTTCAACCCCATGAAGGACGTATCCATTCCAGAAATTAGTCTTAAAAGCAGTAGGCTAGAGGGCTTGATTGGCGGGCCGTCTCCATCACAGCGTACAATCCTGGCATTTTTTGCAGGGGGGAATCACGGTTTTGTAAGACCAATACTGTTTAGGCATTGGGAGAAAAAGGATCCGGCTATTAGAGTTCACAATTACCTTCCAAAACGAGTACCTTACTATGACCTAATGAGGCAGAGTAAGTATTGCCTTTGCCCCAGTGGTTATGAAGTTGCGAGTCCGAGAGTTGTTGAGGCCTTGTACAATGGCTGTGTTCCAGTGCTGATTTCGAAAAGTTACGTGCCGCCATTTAGTGATGTCTTGAATTGGAAGATGTTCTCTGTGATGGTTTCCCTAGAAGATATTCCAAATCTGAAGAAAATATTGATGAGTATACCAGAAAGGCAGTTTATAACAATGCAGAAGAGAGTTGTCCAAGTGAGAAGGCATTTCGAGTTGCATGTGACTCCCAAGAGGTTCGATGTATTCCATATGATCCTTCACTCTATTTGGCTTAGAAGATTGAATGTCAAAGTCAGTAATGAACCTGGAAATATtttggattga
- the LOC18598119 gene encoding probable glycosyltransferase At5g03795: MGDGNKNCFACCFSTTTTTSSSSSIKLLFFIVPLILVSFFVFILVPKNSTWVLISSLPPSSSSAAAAASNGSEKDGAVAHAEGSEKVLDLRSRVGTVDVHGSLEEAALSDEAALNRPASPPLAVEAVTQIQELNETKEESLNISIPDSDRLNTSMTGIQNTTTPRNESIALPLNQSRQVRTKLDKLEAGLQRARAAIKEAKNGSLLQDPDYVPIGPMYWDAKAFHRSYLEMEKQFKIFVYKEGEPPVFHDGPCKSIYSMEGNFIHKMDVDSNFQTKDPEKAHVFYLPFSVAKMVRFVYLRDSRDFSPIRRTVVDYVNLIAEKYPYWNRSLGADHFMLACHDWGPEASFSLPYLQKNSIRALCNANTSEKFNPVKDVSIPEINLLTGKLTGLIGGPSASRRPILAFFAGGVHGPIRPILLEHWEGKDEDIRVHKYLPKGVNYYEMMKNSKYCICPSGYEVASPRIVEALYNGCVPVLISKSYVPPFSDVLRWKSFSVVVSVDDIPKLKEILTKISSRQYIRMQRRVLQVRRHFAFNSPPKRFDVFHMILHSVWLRRLNVRISDDHGVMPN; encoded by the exons ATGGGTGATGGGAACAAAAATTGCTTTGCATGTTGTTTctcaacaacaacaacaacatcatcatcatcatcaatcaagCTTCTGTTCTTTATAGTTCCGTTGATTCTAGTATcattctttgtttttattttggttcCTAAAAATTCAACTTGGGTTTTGATTTCTAGCCTtcctccttcttcttcttctgctgctgctgctgcttcAAACGGTAGCGAGAAGGATGGTGCAGTTGCACATGCAgaaggaagtgaaaaagtatTAGATTTGCGTTCGAGGGTGGGGACGGTGGATGTTCATGGCAGCTTGGAAGAAGCGGCACTGTCAGATGAGGCTGCGCTTAATCGTCCAGCTTCACCACCACTTGCTGTTGAAGCAGTGACCCAAATTCAAGAATTA AATGAAACAAAGGAAGAGAGCTTAAATATCTCCATTCCCGACTCAGATAGATTAAATACATCCATGACCGGGATTCAGAACACGACAACACCCCGGAATGAATCCATTGCTCTTCCCTTGAATCAAAGTAGACAAGTGCGGACCaaattggataagcttgaAGCAGGTCTACAAAGAGCTCGAGCCGCCATAAAAGAAGCTAAAAATGGCAGTCTGTTGCAGGACCCCGATTATGTCCCTATAGGACCTATGTATTGGGATGCCAAGGCCTTTCACAG GAGCTACCTAGAGATGGAAAAACAATTCAAGATCTTTGTTTACAAAGAAGGGGAGCCTCCAGTGTTTCATGATGGTCCTTGCAAGAGCATATACTCCATGGAGGGAAATTTCATCCATAAGATGGATGTTGATAGCAACTTCCAAACCAAAGATCCCGAGAAAGCTCATGTTTTTTACCTCCCATTTAGTGTAGCAAAGATGGTCCGATTTGTTTATCTGCGTGACTCTCGTGATTTTAGTCCCATAAGAAGGACAGTCGTAGACTATGTTAATCTTATAGCAGAGAAATATCCATATTGGAATCGAAGCCTTGGAGCTGACCATTTCATGCTTGCCTGCCATGATTGG GGGCCAGAAGCTAGCTTTTCCCTTCCTTACCTACAAAAGAACTCCATTCGTGCCCTATGCAATGCAAACACTTCTGAAAAATTCAACCCTGTCAAGGATGTCTCCATTCCAGAAATCAATCTCCTAACTGGAAAATTAACTGGTTTGATTGGTGGACCATCTGCATCTCGGCGTCCAATCTTAGCCTTCTTCGCAGGAGGGGTTCATGGCCCTATAAGACCTATACTCCTTGAGCATTGGGAGGGCAAGGATGAAGATATTAGGGTACATAAATACCTTCCAAAAGGTGTCAATTACTatgaaatgatgaaaaatagtAAATACTGCATTTGCCCGAGTGGTTATGAAGTTGCAAGCCCAAGGATAGTTGAGGCACTGTACAATGGATGCGTTCCAGTGCTCATATCAAAAAGTTATGTGCCTCCATTTAGTGATGTTTTAAGATGGAAGTCATTTTCTGTGGTGGTTTCAGTGGATGATATTCCCAAACTGAAGGAAATATTAACAAAGATATCGTCAAGGCAGTATATAAGAATGCAGAGGAGAGTGTTACAGGTAAGAAGGCATTTTGCGTTCAATTCTCCTCCTAAGCGTTTTGATGTCTTTCATATGATCCTGCATTCCGTTTGGCTAAGAAGACTGAACGTTAGGATTAGTGATGATCATGGAGTCATGCCCAATTGA
- the LOC108661872 gene encoding embryonic protein DC-8-like: MGEYQNYAAEKAKEAAEAKDTTKEKTREYKEYLEQKSRKASEQASQASEKAEELAQRAKDTARGKAAEYKDYAAEKAKESAQKANEVKDTTKQKADEYTNYAAQNAEETKDSAAQKKKETKDSVTGKTYTESAAQKAKETKDSAAQKAKETKDSAAQKEKETKDTVAGKTSEYTGDAAQKAKEAKDTTTGKAAEYKDYAAEKAKEAKSTTEQKASEYTSYVAQKAREAKDTPMGKASEYKDYAAEKAKEAKDATAEKAKDAAEKAKQGTEYAAEKAKVGKGATAEKMNECKDYTAEKAKESKDTTVSTLGELKDSAADAARRTMGFLTGKTEETKEKASETAEKTKEKLSETTESARQKMEEMKLRGEEFKEAGGDYDGLGREGVSETIMIKLEDTPAGAVAATLKASDQMTGQTFNDVGWMNEEGVIRVERSGKTKR, from the exons ATGGGGGAATACCAAAACTATGCAGCCGAGAAGGCGAAAGAAGCAGCTGAAGCAAAGGACACTACAAAGGAAAAGACTCGTGAGTATAAGGAGTATTTAGAGCAAAAGTCCAGGAAGGCATCTGAGCAGGCGAGTCAGGCATCTGAGAAAGCGGAGGAGTTAGCTCAGAGGGCAAAGGACACTGCCAGGGGAAAGGCTGCTGAGTACAAAGACTATGCTGCTGAGAAAGCAAAGGAGTCCGCACAGAAGGCGAACGAGGTTAAGGACACCACAAAGCAAAAGGCTGATGAGTATACTAATTATGCCGCCCAGAACGCAGAGGAGACGAAAGACTCTGCGGCCcagaagaaaaaggagacgAAAGACTCGGTAACAGGTAAAACTTACACAGAATCTGCCGCCCAGAAGGCAAAGGAGACAAAAGACTCTGCCGCCCAGAAGGCAAAGGAGACGAAAGATTCTGCTGCCcagaaggaaaaggaaacaaaggaCACCGTAGCTGGGAAGACTTCTGAGTATACAGGTGATGCAGCGCAGAAGGCAAAAGAAGCGAAGGACACAACAACGGGAAAGGCCGCTGAGTATAAGGACTATGCAGCTGAGAAAGCCAAGGAGGCAAAAAGTACCACAGAGCAAAAGGCTTCTGAGTATACAAGCTATGTGGCACAGAAGGCTAGGGAAGCAAAGGATACTCCAATGGGAAAAGCGTCCGAGTACAAGGACTATGCAGCCGAGAAAGCCAAGGAAGCAAAGGACGCGACAGCTGAGAAGGCCAAGGATGCCGCAGAAAAGGCAAAACAAGGGACAGAATATGCAGCGGAGAAGGCAAAAGTAGGAAAAGGTGCTACTGCGGAGAAGATGAACGAGTGCAAAGATTACACCGCTGAGAAAGCAAAGGAGAGTAAGGATACCACTGTTAGTACGCTTGGGGAGTTGAAAGACTCTGCTGCTGACGCTGCAAGGAGGACTATGGGCTTCCTCACTGGAAAGACAGAAGAAACGAAAGAGAAGGCATCAGAGACTGCAGAGAAAACCAAG GAAAAGTTGAGTGAAACAACGGAGTCAGCTAGACagaaaatggaagagatgaaGCTGAGAGGCGAAGAGTTCAAAGAAGCTGGAGGGGATTATGATGGTTTGGGACGTGAAGGTGTCTCAGAGACAATTATGATTAAACTTGAAGATACCCCAGCAGGAGCTGTTGCTGCTACGCTGAAAGCATCTGATCAGATGACTGGCCAAACTTTCAATGATGTTGGGTGGATGAACGAGGAAGGCGTTATACGCGTAGAACGCTCCGGTAAAACCAAAAGGTAA
- the LOC108661873 gene encoding embryonic protein DC-8-like, with product MATRQEKEQRAEAAARQAADDLRDVDRGRLYDERVVYKEELDQSPQQQQQRPGVFGTVLRAVVDKRHEAEDFTREGTDLAAENTRETKDEAAERAKEYKDNTTVKEK from the coding sequence ATGGCGACAAGGCAAGAGAAAGAGCAAAGAGCAGAGGCAGCAGCGAGACAAGCAGCGGATGATCTTCGGGATGTTGACAGAGGAAGACTCTATGACGAAAGAGTTGTATACAAGGAGGAGTTGGATCAATCACCGCAGCAACAGCAACAAAGGCCAGGAGTTTTTGGAACCGTGTTGAGGGCTGTCGTTGATAAGAGACACGAGGCAGAGGATTTCACAAGGGAAGGAACCGATCTAGCTGCAGAGAACACGAGGGAGACCAAAGATGAAGCAGCGGAGAGGGCTAAGGAGTACAAAGACAATACCACTGTGAAGGAGAAGTAA
- the LOC18598121 gene encoding uncharacterized mitochondrial protein AtMg00810: MKTYNGDFIALLVYVDDILIASNSVQAESDVKEFLKLEFKLKDLGKVKYFLGLEITRSLEGISICQRKYALDLMEKQGLLGTKPVSTPIDYNHKLSKFNDEDKLTNPTSYKQLVRKLLYLTFNRPDISYAMQVLSRFMEKPGIHHLAVAHKVLKYTKRAPGQGILMKSKCNLRISGYSDSDWAGCLDTRKSITGYCIFIGDSLVSWKSKKQSVMARNSAKAECRSMAATCREIIWLRSLMADFGINHSETVNLYSDSQSAIQISKNPVLHEKTKHIEMDCYFIRDKVLARLINPLHISTQSQLSDIFTKALQPRQFYNLLNKMNVHDIHSSS; this comes from the coding sequence ATGAAAACATACAATGGAGATTTTATAGCTCTCTTAgtgtatgttgatgatatacTAATTGCAAGCAATTCTGTCCAAGCAGAGTCTGATGTCAAAGAATTTCTGAAGTTAGAATTCAAACTCAAGGACCTTGGTAAAGTAAAATACTTTTTAGGACTCGAGATTACCAGATCACTAGAAGGCATATCAATATGCCAAAGAAAATATGCTTTAGACCTTATGGAAAAACAAGGATTACTTGGAACTAAGCCTGTGAGTACACCAATCGACTATAATCACAAATTGTCAAAATTCAATGATGAAGACAAGCTGACAAATCCAACAAGCTACAAACAACTAGTTAGAAAATTGCTATACCTGACATTTAACAGACCTGACATCTCATATGCAATGCAGGTCCTCTCACGGTTCATGGAGAAGCCTGGCATTCATCACCTTGCAGTAGCTCATAAGGTCCTGAAGTACACCAAAAGGGCACCAGGTCAGGGAATATTAATGAAGTCAAAATGCAATTTAAGAATATCTGGATACTCAGACAGCGATTGGGCAGGATGCCTTGACACTAGAAAATCAATCACAGGCTACTGCATCTTCATTGGTGATTCCTTGGTGAGTtggaaatcaaagaaacagTCTGTAATGGCAAGAAATTCAGCAAAGGCAGAATGCAGATCCATGGCTGCAACTTGTCGTGAAATCATATGGCTAAGGTCTTTAATGGCTGATTTTGGGATTAATCATTCTGAAACTGTGAACCTATACTCAGACAGTCAATCAGCGATACAAATCAGCAAAAATCCTGTACTTCATGAGAAGACAAAACATATAGAAATGGACTGCTATTTCATTAGAGATAAGGTATTAGCTAGATTGATTAACCCCTTGCATATTTCAACACAGTCACAGTTGTCAGACATCTTCACCAAAGCACTTCAACCGAGACAATTCTATAATCTATTGAACAAGATGAATGTTCATGACATTCACAGTTCATCTTGA